A genomic region of Burkholderia humptydooensis contains the following coding sequences:
- the pilN gene encoding PilN family type IVB pilus formation outer membrane protein, translated as MRVLFAVSLLAAAWLAGCTGLRGGIERDARRDSNESGALFKRASDGDNSVHALAPVVVDNGLWVSAGAVKLRSSEQLPPLFDEPASFDRAVSSLSEFAEQITRLTQVPTQVAASAQQAAARAQRGGGAEGAARGAPAFLDAAGGRSVPPLPPGMPGGASAGGGKAGGSGAGAGADTDGGGTSFAPVRVLYAGGTLSGLLDAACARFGVFWKYEQGAIRFFFTDTRTFQVNAIPGDSSLNASVVSGATSDGTSGGSGGSGGGLNGASSGTTGLTANNTANTAVNSQLSVFNGLQSAIQSMLSRYGSSVASPATGSISVTDTPDVLERVAAFMAQQNRSLSRQVLLNVTVLSVSLKAGDAYGIDWSLVYKTMSAGFNITNPFNPVSLTNPADLSATVLSPTSRFNGTKLLIRALSQQGTVRRKTSASVTTLNNQPVPVQVATQTGYLASVSTTNTANVGSSTALTPGTVTTGFNMTLLPHVLDDGTVMLQFSTNISSLLELKEVSSSTGGSGAARIQTPDVDMRNFLQRVAMKSGETLVISGYEGTNDSLDERGVGTPKMIALGGGYEAQRAREVIVILITPVTQRGGA; from the coding sequence ATGCGTGTCCTTTTTGCCGTTTCATTGCTGGCCGCCGCATGGCTCGCCGGCTGCACCGGGCTTCGCGGCGGCATCGAGCGTGACGCGCGGCGCGATTCGAACGAATCCGGCGCGCTCTTCAAGCGCGCCTCCGACGGCGACAACAGCGTGCACGCGCTCGCGCCCGTCGTCGTCGACAACGGGCTGTGGGTGTCGGCGGGCGCCGTCAAGCTGCGCAGCAGCGAGCAGTTGCCGCCGCTGTTCGACGAGCCGGCGTCGTTCGACCGCGCGGTCTCTTCGTTGTCCGAATTCGCCGAGCAGATCACGCGGCTGACCCAGGTGCCGACGCAGGTCGCCGCGAGCGCGCAGCAGGCGGCCGCGCGTGCGCAGCGCGGCGGCGGCGCGGAGGGCGCCGCGCGCGGCGCGCCCGCGTTTCTCGACGCGGCGGGCGGGCGTTCGGTGCCGCCGCTGCCGCCCGGCATGCCGGGCGGCGCGTCGGCGGGCGGCGGCAAGGCGGGCGGCAGCGGCGCGGGTGCGGGTGCGGACACGGACGGCGGCGGCACGTCGTTCGCGCCGGTGCGCGTTCTGTACGCGGGCGGCACGCTGAGCGGTCTGCTCGACGCGGCGTGCGCGCGCTTCGGCGTCTTCTGGAAATACGAGCAGGGCGCGATCCGCTTCTTCTTCACCGATACCCGCACATTCCAGGTCAACGCGATTCCGGGCGATTCGTCGCTGAACGCGTCGGTCGTGAGCGGCGCGACGAGCGACGGCACGTCGGGCGGCTCGGGCGGCTCGGGCGGCGGCCTCAACGGCGCGAGCTCCGGCACGACTGGCCTCACCGCGAACAACACGGCGAACACGGCGGTGAACTCGCAGCTATCGGTGTTCAACGGCCTGCAGAGCGCGATCCAGTCGATGCTCTCGCGCTACGGCAGCTCGGTCGCGTCGCCCGCGACGGGCTCGATCTCGGTGACCGACACGCCCGACGTGCTCGAGCGCGTCGCCGCGTTCATGGCGCAGCAGAACCGCTCGCTGTCGCGGCAGGTGCTGCTCAACGTGACCGTGCTCAGCGTGTCGCTGAAGGCGGGCGACGCATACGGGATCGACTGGAGCCTCGTCTACAAGACGATGTCGGCGGGATTCAACATCACGAATCCGTTCAATCCGGTGTCGCTGACGAATCCGGCCGATCTGTCCGCAACCGTGCTCAGCCCGACGAGCCGCTTCAACGGCACGAAGCTGCTGATTCGCGCGCTGTCGCAGCAGGGCACCGTGCGGCGCAAGACGTCGGCGTCGGTCACGACGCTGAACAACCAGCCGGTGCCCGTGCAGGTCGCGACGCAGACGGGCTACCTCGCGTCGGTGTCGACGACGAACACCGCGAACGTCGGCTCGTCGACGGCGCTCACGCCGGGCACCGTGACGACGGGCTTCAACATGACGCTGCTGCCGCACGTGCTCGACGACGGCACCGTGATGCTGCAGTTCTCGACGAACATCTCGTCGCTGCTCGAGCTGAAGGAAGTGTCGAGCAGCACCGGCGGCAGCGGCGCGGCGCGAATTCAGACGCCCGACGTCGACATGCGCAACTTCCTGCAGCGCGTCGCGATGAAGTCGGGCGAGACGCTCGTCATCAGCGGCTACGAAGGCACGAACGATTCGCTCGACGAGCGCGGCGTCGGCACGCCGAAGATGATCGCGCTCGGCGGCGGCTACGAGGCGCAGCGCGCGCGCGAGGTGATCGTGATCCTGATCACGCCCGTCACGCAGCGCGGCGGCGCGTAA
- the pilO2 gene encoding type 4b pilus protein PilO2, with translation MSAQVIQLGRQRFVGGLFWQSLSRRNELRAEAVELAKKLKFDLMVLRIDRGVAAAGYANTRDGFAPGHLSLGAMVSRAIALEGAFYNGRRQPAPNWLGAFALPDGRWAYFAVRDHAFMPNGDWVGSREEALERLHTDYAWGGWNVVIGEPELEKQGFQNFQPKRLDDLLPRRGGRPRTERWWALKPVERRLSPRAALIAATVACVALGGALAYWHHRAKVEAQEREAALERVRAELAARQARSGPVAPPWATLPDAVAFARACATRFGRLAPGGWRLERYECTPGTAHYAWARNGSNVRYLIAVEPAATVDTDGERATLDVPLTAPTANDTPLVDDSVVRTQLLSRLQWLDAAAKLDRLLPDQASRAPLANLAQQAAAAPAWRAYRLNARLGGVAPPEFVRAIDVPGLRVERIAYQNNQWTLEGVLYAK, from the coding sequence ATGAGCGCGCAGGTGATTCAACTCGGCCGCCAGCGCTTCGTCGGCGGCCTGTTCTGGCAATCGCTGTCGAGGCGCAACGAGCTGCGCGCCGAAGCGGTCGAGCTCGCGAAGAAGCTGAAGTTCGACCTGATGGTGCTGCGGATCGATCGCGGCGTCGCGGCGGCGGGCTACGCGAACACGCGCGACGGCTTCGCGCCAGGGCATCTGTCGCTCGGCGCGATGGTGTCGCGCGCGATCGCGCTCGAAGGCGCGTTCTACAACGGGCGGCGTCAGCCCGCGCCGAACTGGCTCGGCGCGTTCGCGCTGCCCGACGGGCGCTGGGCGTACTTCGCGGTGCGCGACCACGCGTTCATGCCGAACGGCGACTGGGTGGGCAGCCGCGAGGAAGCGCTCGAGCGGCTGCATACCGATTACGCGTGGGGCGGCTGGAACGTCGTGATCGGCGAGCCGGAGCTCGAGAAGCAGGGCTTCCAGAATTTCCAGCCGAAGCGGCTCGACGATCTGCTGCCGCGCCGCGGCGGCCGGCCGCGCACCGAGCGCTGGTGGGCGCTCAAGCCCGTCGAGCGGCGCCTGTCGCCGCGCGCCGCGCTGATCGCCGCGACGGTGGCGTGCGTCGCGCTCGGCGGCGCGCTCGCGTATTGGCATCATCGCGCGAAGGTCGAAGCGCAGGAGCGCGAGGCGGCGCTCGAACGGGTGCGTGCGGAGCTTGCCGCGCGGCAGGCGAGAAGCGGCCCCGTTGCGCCTCCGTGGGCGACGCTGCCCGATGCGGTCGCGTTCGCGCGCGCGTGCGCGACGCGCTTCGGGCGGCTCGCGCCGGGCGGCTGGCGGCTCGAGCGCTACGAGTGCACGCCGGGCACGGCGCATTACGCGTGGGCGCGCAACGGCTCGAACGTGCGCTACCTGATCGCCGTCGAGCCCGCCGCGACGGTCGACACCGACGGCGAGCGCGCGACGCTCGACGTGCCGCTCACCGCGCCGACGGCGAACGACACGCCGCTCGTCGACGATTCGGTTGTCAGGACGCAACTTCTGTCGCGTCTGCAATGGCTCGACGCGGCCGCTAAACTGGACCGGCTGCTTCCCGATCAGGCGTCGCGCGCGCCGCTCGCGAACCTCGCGCAGCAGGCGGCCGCCGCGCCCGCGTGGCGCGCGTACCGGCTGAACGCGCGCCTCGGCGGCGTCGCGCCGCCGGAGTTCGTGCGCGCGATCGACGTGCCGGGGCTGCGCGTCGAGCGCATCGCTTACCAGAACAATCAGTGGACTCTCGAAGGAGTGCTCTATGCGAAATAG
- the pilP gene encoding type IV pilus biogenesis protein PilP → MCALGAALFAGIARAAGPAPSDDDGGATAERLTRLQSETVLLQAQLKKLETEQQVAERTAQLARARGGGAPAGQFAVTAIEGVGKRAFATLRMNGGAEFEVQRGDALPDGGRVAAIEPRAVVVSNRGRTYRLSTASPSYAGYPPLPADAAAPLPTLPALPASGS, encoded by the coding sequence ATGTGCGCGCTTGGCGCGGCGCTCTTCGCCGGCATCGCGCGCGCGGCGGGGCCCGCGCCGTCCGACGACGACGGCGGCGCGACCGCCGAACGGCTCACACGGTTGCAAAGCGAGACCGTTCTGCTGCAGGCGCAGTTGAAGAAGCTCGAGACCGAGCAGCAGGTCGCCGAGCGCACCGCGCAGCTCGCGCGCGCGCGCGGTGGCGGCGCGCCCGCCGGGCAGTTCGCTGTGACGGCGATCGAAGGCGTCGGCAAGCGCGCGTTCGCGACGCTGCGGATGAACGGCGGCGCCGAATTCGAGGTGCAGCGCGGCGACGCGCTGCCGGACGGCGGACGCGTCGCCGCGATCGAGCCGCGCGCGGTCGTCGTGTCGAATCGCGGGCGCACGTACCGGTTGTCGACGGCGTCGCCTTCCTATGCGGGCTATCCGCCGCTGCCGGCCGACGCGGCCGCGCCGCTGCCGACGCTGCCCGCCTTGCCGGCGAGCGGATCATGA